ATGCGCCCAGGCCGGGCAGCAGAAGCATCGCCAAGAGCGGCGAATGCGTCACGACGGCAAAAGAGCCGCGCATGACGAGTGTGACCAGCGCCACCGGCGCAAGCAACATCATTTCGATCGCAAACGCTACGAGCGGATCGGCGTTGAGCCGCCGCCGCAACATGAAATACGGCGGATAGCCGAGCATTACCACAAGCGTAGGCCATGCGAACGCATGCGTCGCGATGAACTCGTGCGCCACGCCCACGGCAGCAGCAGCCACGCCCGCCCATTGCAGCGTGTCGAGCGATTCGCGATAGTAGAAACGCCCGAGCAGCACCATCGCGAGCGGCAATAGAAAATAGCCGAGCGACACTTCGAGCGCGCGCCCATGCAACGGCGCCCATAGAAATATCCAGAGCTGCACGCCCAGCAGCGCGGCGCTCGCGACAAAAGCGGCAAGCAGGCGCACGTTTTTGGCGAGCATCGCAACGAGCGCGCATAATTGCGGCCAGCGTCTCCGCAGCGCCACGAGCCCGAGCGCGCCCGGCAATGTCCATACGATGCGCCATGCAAAAATGTCGAGTCCGTCGAGCGGCGCAAGCCATTTCGTATAGCCCGACAAGAGCGCAAACAGAGCGGAAGCGGCGACGGAAAGCGCAATGCCGCG
This genomic interval from Caballeronia sp. LZ062 contains the following:
- the rarD gene encoding EamA family transporter RarD gives rise to the protein MNQPALGRGIALSVAASALFALLSGYTKWLAPLDGLDIFAWRIVWTLPGALGLVALRRRWPQLCALVAMLAKNVRLLAAFVASAALLGVQLWIFLWAPLHGRALEVSLGYFLLPLAMVLLGRFYYRESLDTLQWAGVAAAAVGVAHEFIATHAFAWPTLVVMLGYPPYFMLRRRLNADPLVAFAIEMMLLAPVALVTLVMRGSFAVVTHSPLLAMLLLPGLGALSTVALASYLRASRYLPLVLFGILGYVEPVLLVGVAVLLLGEPFSANQWGTYAPIWIAVVLTALHSAKLLLRERASETALPVSEHHASVEHEVSAESIKRVD